The Anopheles merus strain MAF chromosome 2L, AmerM5.1, whole genome shotgun sequence genome has a segment encoding these proteins:
- the LOC121591794 gene encoding peroxisomal targeting signal 2 receptor, whose product MSTFFTTNRHGYSVRFSPFNPDQFVVASSQFYGLAGGGTLYFLELTPDGCGIVEKRTHHWTDGLFDVTWSESNPEIIVSGSGDGSVQLWNTNLASNNGPPSMVYREHKKEIYSVDWSKVPYEQLFISASWDSTVKIWDPIRNNSLSTYIGHTQLVYSAVFAAHIPNTFASVSGDGFLKIWDILCYDLPIASIKAHDGEVLTVDWCKHDSNILATGASDGLIRIWDLRNFGVPITELKGNEFAVRKVQFSPHNFSVLASVGYDFTTRIWDFKKSNEAIETIKHHSEFTYGLDWNRRRRNQLADCGWDSLVHVFKPDCLSDKI is encoded by the exons ATGTCGACGTTTTTCACCACCAACCGGCACGGCTACAGTGTGCGGTTTTCCCCGTTCAATCCGGACCAGTTCGTGGTCGCGTCGAGCCAGTTCTACGGGCTGGCCGGCGGTGGCACGCTGTACTTTCTCGAGCTCACGCCGGACGGTTGCGGTATCGTGGAGAAGCGGACCCACCACTGGACGGACGGGCTGTTCGATGTG ACCTGGTCCGAATCGAACCCGGAAATCATCGTGTCCGGGTCCGGCGACGGTAGCGTGCAGCTGTGGAACACCAACCTGGCCAGCAACAACGGTCCGCCGTCGATGGTGTACCGGGAGCACAAGAAGGAAATCTACAGCGTCGACTGGAGCAAGGTGCCGTACGAGCAGCTGTTCATTAGCGCCAGCTGGGACAGCACGGTCAAGATCTGGGACCCGATCCGGAACAACTCGCTCAGCACGTACATCGGCCACACGCAGCTGGTGTACAGTGCGGTGTTTGCGGCCCACATCCCGAACACGTTCGCGAGCGTTAGCGGCGACGGCTTCCTGAAGATCTGGGACATCCTCTGTTACGATCTGCCGATCGCGAGCATCAAAGCGCACGATGGCGAG GTCTTGACAGTGGACTGGTGCAAGCACGACTCGAACATCCTGGCAACTGGCGCGTCGGACGGTTTGATACGCATTTGGGACCTGAGAAACTTTGGCGTTCCGATCACGGAACTGAAGGGCAACGAGTTTGCCGTAAGAAAAGTACAATTTTCCCCGCACAACTTCTCCGTGCTGGCGAGCGTCGGGTACGATTTTACCACCAG AATATGGGACTTTAAGAAGAGCAATGAAGCGATCGAAACGATTAAGCACCATTCGGAGTTTACGTACGGGCTGGACTGGAACAGGCGGCGCCGGAACCAGCTGGCCGACTGTGGCTGGGACTCGCTGGTGCACGTCTTCAAGCCGGATTGCCTTTCGGACAAGATATAA